One Fusarium poae strain DAOMC 252244 chromosome 4, whole genome shotgun sequence DNA window includes the following coding sequences:
- a CDS encoding hypothetical protein (SECRETED:SignalP(1-18)~CAZy:CE16) — MKVAGLISLLSLLSCLEAAPSPGHPPKKGFSFSKINKIVSFGNSWTDTRFDISGQQPSASNPIGNTGKTSSNGKMWPMYLTTQYNASSIQLYNMAVGGAVVDKDIVTTGPNDVDTQVHEKLQIYVNQQPTLFSPKETLWTIFIGINDIYRTINEDDQEETIVAIIARIRQLTLDLYSYGARQFLFVSTPPQSLFPNNRPKDIAPKLEAASESWNKKLKKLVRNLDHKLKHSTFFFFDIVPLITAVTEDPSQFPETAIYKSNAFCADYKTGTSVPDFKSETCEFNASEYMYIDGAHPTQAFHQILAKKISEQLSAGSSIS, encoded by the exons ATGAAAGTAGCCGGGCTGATTTCATTACTGAGCTTACTATCATGTCTCGAAGCAGCACCATCGCCGGGTCATCCTCCCAAGAAGGGCTTTAGCTTTTCTAAAATTAACAAGATTGTTTCCTT TGGCAACTCATGGACGGACACTCGCTTCGACATATCGGGCCAACAACCCTCTGCCTCTAACCCAATAGGAAACACGGGCAAGACAAGCTCCAATGGCAAAATGTGGCCGATGTACCTGACCACGCAATACAACGCATCCTCCATTCAGCTCTACAACATGGCTGTGGGTGGTGCAGTGGTTGACAAAGATATCGTCACGACTGGCCCAAATGATGTTGATACGCAAGTCCACGAAAAGCTACAGATCTATGTAAACCAGCAGCCAACCCTTTTTTCGCCAAAAGAAACACTTTGGACCATCTTTATAGGCATCAACGATATATACCGGACTATAAATGAGGATGATCAAGAAGAGACTATCGTCGCAATAATCGCGCGTATTCGCCAGCTCACTCTTGACTTGTATAGCTATGGCGCTCGGCAGTTTCTCTTTGTCTCAACGCCTCCGCAATCTCTATTCCCAAACAACAGGCCCAAAGACATCGCACCCAAACTCGAAGCTGCTAGCGAAAGTTggaataagaaattaaagaaGCTCGTCCGTAACTTGGATCATAAGCTCAAGCACAgtacctttttcttttttgacATTGTTCCTCTTATCACAGCTGTCACAGAGGACCCTTCACAATTTCCTGAAACAGCCATTTACAAGAGCAACGCCTTTTGCGCAGACTATAAAAC AGGAACGTCTGTACCAGATTTCAAGTCGGAGACATGCGAGTTCAATGCATCGGAGTATATGTACATCGACGGGGCGCATCCAACACAAGCATTTCATCAAATACTTGCCAAAAAGATTTCAGAGCAACTTTCAGCAGGTTCTTCTATCAGCTAG
- a CDS encoding hypothetical protein (MEROPS:MER0000432), which produces MAQSKDDSIRPFKVTIPQSDLNDLQTRLRLTRWPDKEPVDDWSQGVPLAAIQNLCNYWQTEYDWRRCEALLNSYPQFTTTIDGVEIYFLHIQSKHENATPLLLTHGWPGSVLEFRNVIDKLVDPESHGGSSEDAFHLVMPALPGYGFSGKPKEIGWGHERTAYAWAELMGHLGYQDSEWVAQGGDWGAFVVASLGHQAPKGLKSVHFNSIYFENKKEVQVPIKDTQGEERAMRLDKFRDTGFKGYSLEQSTKPQTVGYGLTDSPVGQAAWIYEKYRDWTHHDGDVEALFSKDEMLDTIMLYWLTNSATSSARYYWECASSTTAWEIHIPVGVSWFGGDNSFAPKEWCERYYKNIVHWNELPRGGHFAAWEQPDAFVTEIRDWHKQIR; this is translated from the exons ATGGCGCAATCCAAGGACGACTCTATCCGGCCTTTCAAGGTCACTATCCCACAGTCGGATCTCAATGACCTACAAACTCGCCTTCGGCTGACCAGATGGCCAGACAAAGAGCCTGTTGACGACTGGTCCCAAGGTGTCCCGCTTGCCGCTATCCAAAACCTTTGCAACTACTGGCAAACAGAATACGATTGGCGACGATGTGAAGCCTTGCTTAATTCATATCCCCAGTTTACAACGACCATTGATGGAGTGGAGATATACTTCTTACATATCCAGTCAAAGCACGAGAATGCTACGCCTCTCTTACTAACGCATGGTTGGCCGGGCTCAGTTCTTGAGTTTAGGAATGTGATCGATAAACTTGTTGATCCTGAATCACACGGAGGCTCCTCCGAAGACGCGTTTCACCTCGTTATGCCAGCACTTCCGGGCTATGGATTTTCTGGAAAGCCAAAAGAGATTGGATGGGGGCATGAACGCACTGCCTATGCATGGGCAGAGTTGATGGGGCATCTGGGCTACCAAGATAGTGAATGGGTGGCTCAAGGCGGAGATTGGGGAGCTTTCGTAGTTGCGAGTCTTGGTCATCAAGCTCCAAAAGGACTTAAGAGTGTCCACTTCAATTCCATCTACTTCGAGAACAAG AAAGAAGTCCAGGTTCCCATCAAGGATACCCAGGGTGAAGAACGAGCCATGCGCCTGGATAAGTTTCGCGACACTGGTTTCAAAGGGTATTCTCTAGAACAATCAACAAAGCCCCAAACCGTCGGGTATGGACTCACAGACTCTCCTGTCGGACAGGCTGCTTGGATATATGAAAAATACCGAGATTGGACCCATCATGACGGTGATGTAGAGGCTTTATTTAGCAAAGACGAGATGCTCGACACGATCATGCTTTACTGGCTCACCAACTCTGCCACTTCGTCTGCGCGATACTATTGGGAGTGTGCATCCAGTACGACTGCGTGGGAGATACACATCCCAGTCGGCGTGAGCTGGTTCGGTGGTGATAACAGTTTTGCGCCAAAGGAATGGTGTGAGCGTTATTATAAAAACATAGTTCATTGGAATGAGTTGCCGAGAGGTGGCCACTTTGCGGCTTGGGAACAGCCCGATGCGTTTGTTACAGAGATACGTGACTGGCACAAACAGATCAGGTGA
- the FUS9 gene encoding Methyltransferase fus9 encodes MDGMLHILNLKRINAGNIHLKSFWSQDAANEFIVCQLDWIHQILQSKQIGQQVYKLDLPLCLELSNSFISAINLLPLLSMSDKANQNDVPMQGQGAYSSHAALQHQAMLKALPLFEKAAKAVANHDGDHTAVVEYGSAHGNNSLEPMQAILKATPTRQVELLFSDRPENDFSTLSTTITSWADALNKTQFPHSLFLSMIPRNFYHKVVPPQSAHLGFSLAALHHLDHVPSPTGVQSEDDQLLRKQAHLDLSTFLELRAQEIISRGSLVLSFVGQASAGYENYSGPVDACRNAMIEMVQQGIIPVSVAGAFRVPTYNRTLDDVRKVLSEMSSVWDVHDLFEADITHPAIHDLKKNQAKDEDASREYASIVIDWMMAVCSGYFLKALKVGNEGRYTEEEEKTLLGDWVAKTKELFIRDHKDEEVVCSFVYVHLSKV; translated from the exons ATGGATGGAATGCTTCATATTCTGAATCTCAAGCGAATTAACGCGGGGAACATACATCTCAAGTCATTTTGGAGTCAAGATGCGGCCAATGAGTTTATAGTCTGCCAGCTTGACTGGATCCATCAAATCCTTCAAAGTAAGCAGATAGGGCAACAGGTATATAAACTTGATCTCCCCCTCTGTCTTGAACTTTCCAACTCGTTCATCTCTGCAATAAATCTTCTCCCCTTACTAAGCATGTCAGACAAGGCCAACCAAAACGATGTACCCATGCAAGGGCAAGGTGCTTATAGCTCCCACGCTGCACTCCAGCATCAGGCGATGCTCAAAGCCCTGCCTCTCTTCGAGAAAGCTGCAAAGGCTGTAGCGAACCACGACGGTGACCACACAGCCGTTGTTGAGTATGGATCTGCCCATGGCAACAATTC ATTAGAACCTATGCAAGCGATTCTCAAAGCAACTCCTACCCGTCAAGTGGAGCTGCTGTTTAGTGATCGTCCAGAGAATGATTTCAGTACTCTGTCTACCACAATCACATCGTGGGCCGACGCGTTGAACAAGACTCAATTCCCCCACTCGTTATTTTTGAGCATGATACCTCGCAACTTTTACCATAAAGTTGTCCCCCCTCAATCAGCACATCTCGGCTTTTCACTCGCCGCCTTGCATCACCTCGACCACGTTCCCTCTCCAACTGGCGTACAGTCGGAAGATGATCAGCTCCTCCGGAAGCAGGCTCATCTCGATCTCTCTACCTTTCTGGAACTTCGTGCACAGGAAATCATCTCCCGTGGCTCACTTGTTCTCTCGTTCGTCGGTCAAGCATCTGCTGGATACGAGAACTACAGTGGTCCTGTCGACGCGTGCCGCAATGCCATGATCGAGATGGTTCAGCAAGGGATCATTCCTGTTTCAGTAGCAGGAGCTTTTCGTGTCCCGACTTACAACCGAACTTTGGATGATGTGAGAAAGGTCCTGAGCGAGATGAGCAGCGTGTGGGACGTCCATGATCTATTCGAGGCCGACATTACTCATCCAGCCATCCACGATTTGAAGAAGAATCAGGCTAAGGATGAAGATGCCAGTCGAGAGTATGCTAGCATCGTTATTGATTGGATGATGGCCGTTTGCTCTGGTTACTTCCTCAAGGCTCTTAAAGTTGGTAATGAAGGTCGCTAcactgaagaagaagaaaagacacTTCTGGGTGATTGGGTTGCTAAGACCAAGGAATTGTTTATTCGGGATCACAAAGATGAGGAGGTTGTTTGTTCATTTGTCTATGTTCATTTATCCAAGGTTTAG
- the FUS8 gene encoding Cytochrome P450 monooxygenase fus8 (TransMembrane:1 (o25-44i)), giving the protein MWSKPLNDHLAQVGSSLPPEVSETLSQLTLTQGFAAFIVLFIIVPRVFELLRNIFSPVSRIPGPLINKLSPWPLEIATFKGKSHRFARALHQKYGPIVVLAPNMISVGDASEIKRIIQNEDWVKSEAIYGNFRQDPHRPTLLAFTEKKAYSRRKRMLSSMFGIRYIRSLEPLMKSCVDAGVAHLDKLCDNSNNSTVINLQHFIHGLAIDTIGATTFGGSFNVVENGSHPLPSRLKAGMKISAVMQLISWIKYIPFLPKRDPYIEEFTFNIVDKRRKESGDVKHQDLLQHLVDVSDDSPGSEFRTSDVQDESVILLAAGSETTANAELFTIMQLLKHPKVMEKLVEEVDKWYPPSEPDRVTECAYSQAGMTYLQACIDETMRLIPGQATGSPRDASKQETVLGYRIPKGTTVFPNTQEAHLNPDNWKSPDKFIPERWLDIYSQNQTSSVPYWPFSAGSRICVGKHFAFQEMHISLTTLLRKFSFEYVPGQDETTVFRIAQQLQANSYDVKVKKRF; this is encoded by the exons ATGTGGTCTAAACCACTGAACGATCATCTGGCCCAAGTGGGAAGTTCTTTACCTCCCGAGGTCTCTGAGACTTTGAGTCAATTGACTTTGACTCAAGGCTTTGCCGCATTCATTGTCTTGTTCATTATAGTACCCAGAGTATTTGAG CTTCTGCGAAACATCTTTTCCCCTGTCAGCCGCATTCCTGGACCTCTCATCAACAAACTTAGCCCTTGGCCTCTGGAGATTGCCACATTCAAAGGCAAAAG TCATCGTTTTGCTCGTGCTCTTCACCAAAAGTATGGCCCAATCGTTGTTCTCGCTCCCAACATGATCTCTGTTGGTGACGCCAGTGAGATCAAACGCATCATCCAAAATGAGGACTGGGTCAAATCTGAAGCCATCTATGGCAACTTCAGACAAGACCCGCACCGTCCAACACTTTTGGCCTTTACCGAGAAGAAAGCCTACTCTCGACGCAAGCGTATGCTATCTTCCATGTTTGGTATCCGTTACATTCGTAGCCTCGAACCTCTCATGAAGTCGTGCGTTGATGCTGGTGTTGCTCATCTTGACAAACTCTGCGATAACTCCAACAACAGCACCGTCATCAATCTCCAACACTTCATTCATGGTTTGGCTATTGACACCATCGGTGCTACTACCTTTGGTGGCAGCTTCAACGTCGTTGAGAACGGAAGCCATCCTCTCCCGTCTCGTCTCAAGGCTGGAATGAAGATCTCAGCCGTGATGCAGCTCATCTCATGGATCAAGTACATCCCTTTCCTCCCCAAGCGGGATCCTTATATCGAGGAGTTCACATTCAACATTGTCGACAAGCGCCGCAAGGAGTCTGGAGACGTTAAGCATCAAGACTTACTTCAGCATCTTGTCGATGTCAGCGATGACTCTCCTGGCTCTGAGTTCCGCACCTCCGATGTACAGGATGAGAGCGTCATTCTTTTGGCAGCTGGGAGCGAGACAACTGCCAACGCCGAACTCTTCACCATCATGCAGCTTCTCAAACACCCAAAGGTTATGGAGAAGCTGGTTGAAGAAGTCGACAAATGGTACCCTCCTAGCGAGCCTGACCGCGTGACCGAATGTGCCTACTCTCAAGCCGGAATGACCTACCTGCAAGCTTGTATCGACGAGACCATGCGTCTAATTCCAGGCCAAGCCACGGGAAGCCCGCGCGACGCATCCAAGCAGGAAACGGTGCTTGGATACCGCATCCCCAAGGGTACTACTGTGTTTCCTAACACCCAAGAGGCACACCTCAACCCTGATAACTGGAAGAGCCCTGACAAGTTCATTCCAGAGCGTTGGCTCGACATTTACTCGCAGAATCAGACATCTTCAGTGCCTTACTGGCCATTTTCAGCCGGTAGTCGTATTTGTGTTGGCAAGCATTTTGCTTTTCAGGAGATGCACATTTCTCTTACAACTCTTCTCCGCAAGTTCAGCTTTGAATATGTTCCAGGACAAGATGAGACGACTGTTTTTCGCATCGCGCAGCAGTTACAGGCAAATTCTTATGATGTCAAGGTAAAGAAGAGATTCTAG
- the FUS7 gene encoding putative aldehyde dehydrogenase fus7: MDFTTFSNIIAGSPRGSDITTSGTNPLNEAPLWPAPVATVADVEDAVRAAKEAFPTWSQKSYKQRTDLLERFADLYLSHASGFCQLLATECGRSAEKAAIEVYFASQWLRYPSKYELPEETIQDNEKIAVVTHEPLGVVAAICPWNFPLMLAIGKIAPALATGNCVILKPSPFAPYSSLKLVELAQQVFPQSVLQVLHGDNELGPILVKHSDIRKISFTGSTATGKQILKDGADTMKRITLETAGNNASVVLPDVDLKTIIPQIAGGLWFNAGQVCAATRRLYIHQDIFDDAVAQLEEVTAEAAKDLISGVGPIQNQAQYEKLKQALADARQAGCTLLSSGRTEPEEGFFIQPTIVKSPPPEADIVQQENFGPIVSCIKFSSVDEAVSMANSSNSGLAASVWSKDISAAKQVASSLEAGNVYINGPPRPDPHVPFGGHKQSGLGVEYGMQGLLSFCQTKSTYLYK, translated from the exons ATGGACTTTACTACCTTCTCCAACATCATCGCTGGTAGCCCTCGTGGTTCTGACATTACCACGTCGGGTACAAACCCTCTTAATGAAGCCCCTCTTTGGCCTGCTCCTGTAGCCACAGTGGCCGATGTCGAAGATGCCGTGCGCGCTGCCAAAGAAGCATTTCCTACGTGGTCCCAGAAGTCCTACAAGCAGCGGACAGATCTGTTGGAGCGCTTTGCCGACCTCTATCTTTCTCATGCAAGCGGCTTCTGTCAATTGCTTGCTACAGAATGCGGAAGATCT GCCGAGAAAGCAGCAATCGAAGTGTATTTTGCTTCACAATGGCTGCGATACCCAT CGAAATACGAACTTCCTGAAGAAACTATTCAAGACAATGAGAAAATAGCCGTCGTTACCCACGAGCCTCTGGGGGTGGTCGCAGCGATCTGTCCTTGGAACT TTCCATTGATGCTTG CAATCGGGAAAATCGCACCAGCTCTAGCTACAGGAAACTGTGTTATTCTTAAACCCTC TCCATTTGCTCCGTACTCGTCGCTCAAATTGGTAGAGCTGGCTCAGCAAGTGTTTCCCCAATCAGTTCTACAAGTTCTTCACGGAGACAACGAACTTGGCCCTATCCTGGTTAAGCATTCTGATATTCGAAAGATTTCATTTACTGGCTCTACCGCTACAGGAAAGCAAATTCTCAAAGATGGCGCCGACACCATGAAGCGCATCACTCTTGAAAC CGCCGGCAATAACGCTTCCGTCGTTCTTCCTGATGTTGATCTCAAGACCATTATCCCTCAGATCGCAGGAGGGCTATGGTTCAACGCTGGACAAGTCTGTGCCGCCACACGTCGTCTGTACATTCACCAAGACATCTTTGACGATGCCGTGGCTCAGCTCGAAGAGGTCACAGCGGAGGCAGCTAAGGACCTTATCTCAGGTGTCGGCCCAATTCAGAACCAGGCGCAGTATGAGAAGCTCAAACAGGCACTGGCAGATGCAAGACAAGCCGGCTGTACACTGCTATCATCGGGTCGGACGGAACCGGAGGAAGGATTCTTTATCCAGCCGACCATCGTAAAGAGCCCACCACCAGAGGCTGACATCGTTCAACAAGAAAACTTTG GTCCCATCGTTTCGTGCATCAAGTTCTCATCCGTCGATGAGGCTGTCTCCATGGCCAATAGCAGCAACAGTGGTCTAGCTGCTAGCGTGTGGAGCAAGGATATATCTGCCGCAAAACAGGTGGCGTCTTCTCTCGAAGCTGGCAATGTATACATTAACGGACCGCCCCGCCCTGATCCTCATGTGCCGTTTGGGGGTCATAAGCAGAGTGGGCTGGGTGTTGAGTATGGAATGCAGGGTTTATTATCCTTCTGTCAGACAAAGTCTACGTACTTGTACAAGTAG
- the FUS6 gene encoding Efflux pump fus6 (TransMembrane:14 (i36-61o73-92i104-123o129-150i162-186o192-212i233-251o263-282i303-325o337-359i366-385o397-418i430-451o508-527i)) yields the protein MATTDHSPAVAESPAQEKQPSASPPGAAPSKKGARFWLIFVAIALTTFLAALDTSIISTALPTIAADLGSDSLYVWIIDSYLLASTATIPIFAQAANIYGRRSLTLIAVCIFTLGSGICGGANNTAMMVGGRAVQGIGGGGVLTMSEIVVCDMVSIRERGMYAGIIGGVWAIAAVVAPVMGGAFAQNISWRWIFYINLPIAGVALVALGLFLKLTRPPSGTFKEQMARIDWGGSVLLIGSVTSIVLALSWGGSEHAWSDWETVVPLVIGLVALLAFFAYQAAPWLKEPTMPLRLFGNRTSSTLLVISFIHSLLLYWICYFLPVYFQAVKEASPTRSAVMLFPIACTSAPGGVAAGITITKTGKYRIWHFSGFVLMSIACGLFTLLDENSSTGRWVGFQILFGFGTGFVFTSTLPPILASLPDSDVATATGAWTFIRNFGSIWGVAIPAAVFNNHVNHAAPNISDERVRDLLVDGGAYEHATQYFLKTLESTPRLKDEVVQVYLNGIKVVWQTSIAFCLLGFLLCFFVRSLTLRDELNTEFGLQEDKESSQIKSSEEGVVRE from the coding sequence ATGGCTACTACGGACCACTCCCCTGCTGTAGCAGAGAGTCCAGCACAAGAGAAACAGCCATCAGCATCACCACCAGGCGCTGCACCCAGCAAAAAAGGTGCTCGTTTTTGGCTCATCTTTGTCGCTATTGCGCTGACCACATTCCTCGCTGCCCTCGACACATCCATCATCTCTACCGCTTTGCCCACTATTGCGGCTGACCTGGGCTCTGACTCTCTCTACGTATGGATCATTGACTCATATCTCCTGGCTTCAACAGCCACTATCCCCATCTTTGCCCAGGCTGCCAACATCTATGGCCGTCGTAGCCTCACTCTGATTGCTGTTTGTATCTTTACCCTCGGCAGTGGTATCTGTGGCGGCGCGAACAATACTGCCATGATGGTCGGCGGTCGCGCTGTTCAGGGTATTGGTGGTGGAGGTGTTCTCACCATGTCAGAGATTGTCGTTTGCGACATGGTCTCCATTAGAGAGCGAGGCATGTACGCTGGCATCATCGGTGGTGTATGGGCTATCGCTGCAGTTGTCGCCCCCGTCATGGGAGGTGCCTTTGCCCAGAACATCTCCTGGAGATGGATCTTCTACATCAATCTTCCAATCGCTGGAGTTGCCCTCGTCGCACTGGGTCTGTTCCTCAAATTGACACGACCACCATCCGGAACCTTCAAGGAGCAGATGGCCAGAATTGACTGGGGAGGAAGTGTCCTATTGATTGGATCTGTGACTTCAATTGTCCTCGCTTTAAGTTGGGGTGGTTCAGAGCATGCTTGGTCAGATTGGGAAACTGTCGTTCCTCTTGTCATAGGCCTTGTTGCTCTCCTTGCCTTTTTCGCTTACCAAGCTGCACCTTGGCTGAAGGAACCTACCATGCCTCTCAGACTGTTTGGCAATCGGACATCGTCTACGTTACTTGTCATCAGCTTCATCCACAGCTTGCTTCTGTACTGGATCTGTTATTTTCTTCCCGTCTATTTCCAAGCTGTTAAGGAAGCTAGTCCTACCCGTTCAGCAGTCATGCTGTTCCCAATCGCTTGTACTAGTGCACCTGGAGGTGTCGCGGCTGGTATTACCATCACCAAAACTGGCAAATACCGCATCTGGCACTTCTCTGGGTTTGTACTCATGTCAATCGCGTGTGGCTTGTTTACTCTTCTCGATGAGAATTCCTCCACTGGACGATGGGTAGGATTCCAGATTCTGTTTGGGTTCGGTACGGGCTTTGTCTTTACCAGTACTCTGCCTCCAATTCTGGCTAGTCTTCCTGACTCTGATGTGGCTACAGCGACTGGAGCATGGACCTTTATCCGCAACTTTGGATCCATCTGGGGAGTTGCTATTCCGGCTGCTGTGTTTAATAACCATGTCAACCATGCTGCacccaacatctcagatgAACGAGTCAGAGATCTTCTTGTGGATGGTGGTGCGTATGAGCATGCCACTCAATACTTTCTCAAGACCCTTGAGTCTACTCCACGACTGAAGGACGAAGTAGTACAGGTGTATTTGAATGGGATCAAGGTTGTCTGGCAGACCTCGATCGCTTTCTGTTTGCTGGGATTCTtgctttgtttctttgttcGTTCATTGACGCTTCGCGATGAGTTGAACACCGAATTTGGATTGCAAGAGGACAAGGAGTCTAGTCAGATTAAGTCGAGCGAAGAAGGCGTGGTCAGAGAGTGA
- the FUS5 gene encoding Esterase fus5 translates to MSHYPRLLCLHGGGASSRIMRAQFAKLECALSNRFQLVYLEAPLDSAPGPGVLPYFENCGPYSCWVSDDKTLSPEHKRLEEDNAIAYIKSFMIQHGPFAGILGFSQGARATASILLEQQQKPFTHDNLFGVFFCGTFPPFVPETPEIRVPTVHIQGLSDPYLQESEMLLSHCTKQSVRRVIKFDGGHHMPTSLGVTQQIADVISMVYRGTNRKKVSNLWKLKRPISTAKATAIEI, encoded by the coding sequence ATGTCACATTATCCACGACTACTCTGTCTGCACGGCGGTGGCGCATCATCTCGTATTATGCGTGCCCAATTCGCCAAGCTGGAATGTGCGTTGAGCAACCGATTCCAGCTTGTCTACCTTGAAGCTCCCCTAGATAGCGCCCCCGGTCCAGGTGTTCTTCCTTACTTTGAGAACTGCGGACCATACTCTTGTTGGGTCAGCGATGACAAGACACTGTCTCCCGAGCACAAGAGACTCGAAGAAGACAACGCTATTGCCTACATTAAGAGCTTCATGATACAACATGGACCTTTCGCTGGTATCCTTGGATTTTCACAAGGTGCACGTGCGACTGCTAGCATTCTGCTTGAGCAACAGCAGAAGCCTTTCACACATGATAACCTATTCGGtgtcttcttctgtggcACCTTTCCCCCTTTCGTTCCTGAGACTCCAGAGATCAGGGTCCCTACTGTACATATACAGGGACTTTCAGACCCCTATCTCCAGGAGAGTGAGATGCTGTTGAGTCATTGCACGAAACAGAGTGTCAGGAGAGTGATCAAGTTCGATGGTGGTCATCATATGCCCACAAGTCTTGGTGTTACACAGCAGATTGCAGATGTTATTTCAATGGTATACAGAGGAACCAACAGGAAAAAGGTGTCGAATCTTTGGAAACTGAAGCGACCAATTTCTACTGCGAAAGCGACGGCGATTGAGATTTAA